One segment of Cynocephalus volans isolate mCynVol1 chromosome 8, mCynVol1.pri, whole genome shotgun sequence DNA contains the following:
- the LOC134384272 gene encoding putative small proline-rich protein 5 codes for MSQQKQKQCAPPQQCCAPPKQCCPPPQQCAPPQQCCPPPQQCAPPQQCCPPPQQCAPPQQCCPPPQQCAPPQQCCPPPKQCCPLPQQTKQPCQPPPKCPPPQQCKKSKQK; via the coding sequence ATGTCTCAGCAGAAGCAGAAGCAGTGTGCTCCCCCCCAGCAGTGCTGTGCTCCACCCAAGCAGTGCTGCCCTCCCCCCCAGCAGTGTGCTCCCCCCCAGCAGTGCTGCCCTCCACCCCAGCAGTGTGCTCCCCCACAACAGTGCTGCCCTCCCCCCCAGCAGTGTGCTCCCCCCCAGCAGTGCTGCCCTCCCCCCCAGCAGTGTGCTCCCCCACAACAGTGCTGCCCTCCACCCAAGCAGTGCTGCCCCCTGCCCCAGCAGACCAAGCAGCCTTGCCAACCTCCACCCAAGTGCCCACCCCCTCAGCAGTGCAAGAAGTCCAAGCAGAAGTAA